The DNA segment GCCCAGCGAGACGTGCATCAGCAACTGGCCCGCGCCGAGCACGAGCAGGATGCCGGGAAGGCCCCTCGTGCGATCGGCCGTCGCGGTGGAGACCCAGCCGATCAGAGCCGTGAGCAGGACGGCCGTTGGAAGGTGCGGCACCATGCCGTCGGCTACGGAGTGCGCCGTGATGGCGAGCCCCGCGGAACTACCGGCGAGCAGGCAGCCACGAGCGAAGCCGATGCCGCTCCGCGCGCTCCGTGTTCGGCCAGCCCTTCCGCTCACCCGCTCAGGGTATGCGGCGACGACGGAGCGGAGTTCGAGACCTGGTCGGCCGTCACATTTTCGTTGTCGAAAGATCGCAACATTCCGGGGGTTGTTGGTTGCTCATTTCCTGGGGATGCGCAACGGTGGTTTCACGTCATCGGGGTCCGAGTCCGCGCCATATCTCTGGGTGGCGCGAAGCCAAGGGCCTATGGTGCTAGCCCGAACGGATTAAAACGCTCTGGAAGGGAGGTCGCGTCCACCAGGGCGCGAAGGTATGGCTGAATCTGAGGATCCGACGTCGCACGATGCGCAGGTCGAGGGTTCCGGTGCCACGAGGGGCGAGGCCGACTCCGACGCCGTCAGCGCACCTGAGGAGCACGTACCCCTCGCCACCGCCGCTGACCAGCCAGCGGAGACCGATCGCACGGTCTTCGGCATCGCGGCGGCGATCGCGCTCGGCATCGTCGCCTGGGGCGTGATCTCCCCGAGCAGCCTCGCCAATATCGCCGACACGTTGCTGAACAAGGCGGTCATCCCGTACGGCGGTTGGGCATTCGTTCTCACCGCCAGTGCTTTTGTCGTTTTCGCCATTTGTGTCGCGATCAGTCGTTACGGGCGAATTCGACTCGGGCACGACGAGGAAAAGCCCGAATTCCGAACCGTGTCATGGATTGCCATGATGTTCAGCGCCGGTATGGGTATCGGACTCATGTTCTTCGGCGTTTACGAACCGGTCGCCCACCTCGCCGAGCCGCCGCCAGGCGGGCCACAGCCCTACTCGGACGAGGCCGTGCACACGGCGATGGCGACCACCCTGTTCCACTGGACCGTTCACCCGTGGGCGATCTACGCGGTGGTCGGGCTCGCCATCGCGTACAGCACCTTCCGCAAGGGGCGAAGGCAGCTCATCAGTGCCGTGTGCGCGCCCCTGATCGGCAAGCGGCGCAGTGAGGGGCCGCTCGGCAAGGCCATCGACGTCATGGCCATCTTCGCGACGCTGTTCGGCTCCGCTGCCTCGCTCGGCCTCGGTGCGTTGCAGGTCGGCGGTGGGCTGGCATCGGTCGGCTGGATCGAGAATCTCGGTACCGGGTTACTCGTCGCGATCATCGCCGTACTGACCGTGGCCTTCATCGCCTCGGCCGTGTCCGGTGTCGCGAAGGGCATCCAGTGGCTTTCGAACATCAACATGGTGCTCGCCGCGGTGCTCGCGGTGTTCGTGCTGGTGGTCGGCCCCACCGTGCTGATTCTGAACCTTGTTCCCAACGCGATCGGCGACTACTTCCGCGAGTTCGCCCAGATGTCAGGCCGCTCCGGCGTCACGGGTGGCGACGAGATGCAGACCTGGCTCGGCAAGTGGACGGTCTTCTACTGGGCGTGGTGGATCTCGTGGACCCCCTTCGTCGGCATGTTCGTCGCGCGGATCTCGCGTGGCCGCTCGATCCGGGAATTCATCGGCGGCGTCATCGCGGTACCCAGCGTGGTCAGCCTCGTCTGGTTCGCCATCTTCGGCGGTGCCGCGATCGACCGGCAGCGGGCGGGCGTCGACATCGCGGGGTCCGGAAGTGAAGAAGAAGCGACCTTCCGGCTGCTGGAGACTTTGCCCTGGTTTGTACCCATCGCCGTAATCGTGATGATTCTGGTATCGATCTTCTTCGTATCGGGAGCGGATGCGGCATCAGTGGTGATGGGAACGCTTTCGCAGCGCGGATCCGTGGAGCCGAAACGCAACGTCGTGATCTTCTGGGGCGTTGTGATGGGTGCCATTGCGGCCGTGATGTTGCTCGTAGGGGGAGACAATGCGCTGGCTGGGTTGCAGAATCTGACGATCCTTGTCGCGGTGCCATTCGTGATTGTGATGATCGCGCTGTGTATTTCAGTGTGGCGTGATCTGCGCCGCGACCCGCTCGTCATCAGAGAGGACGAAATGATGCGATCGCTACAGGAGATCCATGCTGAGCGAAGTGACAAACAGAAGACCCGTCGGCGTCCGTTCCGGGGCCGTCGGCCGTGAATCTGTTCGACTACATAGCCGATCGCTGGGATCGGCTCGCTCTCCAGTCATGGCTTCACGTCAGTGAGGTCGTGCAGTCGACGATCATCGCGGCGATCATCGGCGTGCTGATCGGGATCGCGGTGTACCGCAGCCCCGTCGGCTCGGCGGTGGCCACCGCACTCGCCAGTTCAATTCTGACGATCCCCTCGTTCGCACTGCTCGGCCTGCTCATCCCCGTTTTCGGCCTCGGACCGACACCTACGGTGATCGCACTTGTGCTGTACGCGTTGTTGCCGATCACACGCAACACGATCGTCGGGCTCGCCGGAGTCGATCCGGCGATCACCGACGCCGCCAAGGGCATCGGCATGGGTCGCGTCGGTGTGCTCACCAGGGTCGAACTCAGGCTGGCGTGGCCTGCGATCCTCGCGGGGATGCGGGTCGCGACCCAGATGCTCATGGGCATCGCGGTCATCGCCGCCTACGCGAAGGGCCCAGGGCTCGGCAGCGAGGTGTTCTCGGGACTGACGAGAGCCGGTAGCGCGAACGCGACCAACCAGGCTCTCACCGGAACACTCGGTGTCGTGATCCTCGCCCTGATCTTGGAGGGCATCTACTTCCTCATCGCTCGTTTCACAGTCTCAAGGGGTATCCGTGCCTGAAAACGTCAGTGGCGTCGAGATCCAGTTGGACCACGTCAGCAAGCGCTATCCGGGCACGAAGGAGCCCGCCGTCAGGGACGTCACCATGACGATCCCCGCCGGCAAGATCGTGATCCTCGTCGGGCCATCCGGCAGCGGGAAGACCACGACCATGCGGATGATCAACCGGTTGATCGAGCCGACGTCGGGCACGATCACCATCGGCGGTGAGGACGCGCTCAGCCTCAACCCGGACACGCTGCGCCGCAAGGTCGGTTACGCCATCCAGCAGGCCGGGCTGTTCCCGCACTTCACGGTCGCGCAGAACATCGCGGTCGTACCCGGCCTGCTCGGCTGGGACAAGAAGAAGATCAACGACCGGGTTCACGAGATGATGGAGCTCGTCGGACTCGATCCCGACGAGTACAGCAGCCGCTATCCCCGCCAGCTTTCCGGCGGGCAACAGCAGCGTGTCGGCGTCGCGAGGGCACTGGCGGCCGACCCGCCCGTGCTGTTGATGGACGAACCGTTCGGCGCCGTCGACCCGATCACAAGGGGCAATCTGCAAGACGAGCTGCTGCGGCTGCAAACGGAGTTGCGCAAGACGATCGTCTTCGTCACGCACGACTTCGACGAGGCGGTGAAGCTCGGTGACCTGATCGCCGTTCTCGGCGACCAGTCGACCATCCTCCAGTACGACACGCCGGAGGCGATCCTCGCCAACCCCGCCAACGACACGGTCGCCGGATTCGTCGGTGCGGGCGCCTCGCTCAAGCAGCTCACGCTGCTGAGGGTTCGCGACGTCGCCTACAACGACACCGCGCTCACCGCCGTCAGTTCGAGCGAATCGCCATCCACTCTGCGCAAGCGGATGTCGGACGAGGGCAAGACCTACGCGCTGGTACTCGACAGCCGCAACCGGCCGCTGCGCTGGGTACACGTGCGGGACCTGTCGACCGCGAGTTCCTTGAGCACGGCTGGAAGGCCGGTCGGCGACTCGGTCAGCACCCAGTCGACGTTGCAGGACGCGCTTGAGGCGATCCTCGCCGAAGGCGGCAACGCCGTCGTGACGGGGTCGCGTGGCGAATACGTCGGCACGATCGACATCAAGACGGTCACCGACGTCATCCAGCAGCTGCGCGAAGGGCACGAATCCGGCAACGGTTCGGAGCGCGAACCGGGGAGCGCGGTCTCGTGAGCAGTACGACGGCGATCAAGGGCTTCTCAACGGAGTCGGGCTCCCGCCGCGCCGACAGGGTCAGGTTGCTCGCGCAGCCGATCGCTGTGGTCGTCATCGTCGGCGCGGTGCTGGTGTGGGCCTTCACCCGCGACAACGACGAGATCGAGGCCCAGTCCATCCAGGCGAGCGTGCTGTTACAGAAGACGTGGGAGCACGTGCTGATCACGCTGGTCGTCGCGGCCATCGTGATGCTGGTGGCAGTTCCGCTCGGCATGATGCTGACGCGGTCGTGGGCGAAGCCGGTGGCGCCGGTGTTCATCGCGATCGCCAACATCGGCCAGGCCGCACCCGCGCTCGGTGTGATCGTGTTGTTCTTCCTGTGGACGGAGTGGGAGGGCCTGTGGTGCGCCGCGCTGCCGATCGCCTTCTACTCGCTGCTTCCGGTGCTGCGCAACACCATCACCGGTATCCAGCAGGTCGATCCCGCGCTCGTCGACGCGGGGAGGGGAATCGGCATGTCCGGATCAGCCGTGCTGCTCCGCATCGAGGTGCCGCTCGCCATCCCGTTGATCCTGGCCGGTCTTCGCACGTCCCTCGTGCTCGCCGTCGGTACCGCCACCCTGGCGTTCTTCGTCAACGGTGGTGGGCTCGGTGAGCTGGTCGACACGGGTTACAAGCTCAACCGTGTTCCTGTCCTCGTTGTCGGTGCCGTGCTGGCTGTGGGCCTTGCCCTGCTGATCGACTGGCTCGGTGCGCTGCTTGAGGAGTACCTGGGACCGAAGGGACTGTCATGAGGCGCAGAAAGATAGGGGCGATCGTCGGTGCGGCGCTCATGGCTTCGGTGTCGGCCTGTGGACTCGACGTCAACGCCGCGGTGCCTTTCGACGTCGAGCCCGGCTCCATTCAGCCGATTCCGGAGCTGGAGGGAGTCGACGTGACGGTCGGTTCCAAGGACTTCACCGAGCAGATCGTTCTCGGCTACATCGCGGAACTCGCCATCGAGGCGGCAGGCGCGAACGCCATCGACCTGACGAACATCAACGGTTCCAACAGCGCGCGGTACGCGTTGATCGACGGTCAGATCGATCTGCAATGGGAGTACACGGGAACGGGCTGGCTGTCCTATCTGGGACACGACAAGCCGATTCCGGAGGAGATGGCCCAGTACGAGGCTGTTCGCAAGGAGGATCTCGAACTCAACGGTGTCGCGTGGTTGCCGTACTCGGAGGTCAACAACACCTACGCGTTCGCGACAACGGAGGCGTTCGCGCAGAAGCACGACCTGAAGACGACCTCGGACATGACGGAGTTCCTGAAGCAGAACCCCAACGAGGCGGTTTTCTGTGTGGAGACCGAGTTCGCGAGCAGGCCGGACGGCATGCCTGGCGTGCAGAAGACCTACGGATTCCCTGTGACGACGACGAAGACGTTCGGCACTGGCGCCATCTACGCCGCGACCGCCAGCGGTACCTGCAACTTCGGTGAGGTCTTCACGACCGACGGCAGGATCGCCGGGCTCAACCTGCGGGTGCTTGAGGACGACAAGAAGTTCTTCCCGCAGTACAACGCATCGGTGACCATGCGGGCGGACTTCCTCGAACAGCATCCGCAACTCGCCGAGGTGATGGCTCCGATCACCGAGGCACTCGACAACGACGAGATCATCGAGATGAACAAGGAGGTCGACGTCGACGGGCGCGACCCTGCGCACGTGGCGAGGGACTGGATGGTCGAGAAGGGATTCATCTCCTAGCCAGAGTCGTCGTCGGCCTGAGATCATGCGGGTATGTCTGCTGTGTGGGACCGCCGTGGTGTCGTTGCCCTGCTGCTGCGACGTGGTCGCCTCGGCTCTCCGCCGAGGACGGGGTGTTGCTGACTCCCCGTACCCCGCGACAGTGAGGACATACCCGCATGACTCTCGACCTGTCCGCTGACCGCACCCTGCGCGAATCCAGGGTGCCGTCCGGCGGGATCCTCGAAGGCCCCCGTGTGCTCGACCGCCTGCCGGAGGGGGTCGAATCCGCGCCTTACGAGTTGTTCGAACTCCGGCCGCTCGGCAGGATCATCGGCGCGGAGATCGGCGGCGTTCACCTCGGTGACCCGCTGACTCCAGCGCTGCGTGCCGAACTCGACAGGGCACTGCTCGAATGGAAGGTGCTGTTCTTCCGCGACCAGGACATCACCCCCGAACAGCAACGAGCCTTCGCCTCGGAGTGGGGCGAGCTGGAAACCAACCCGTTCATCCCCACCGGCGACACCGCCGAGGTCACCAGGTTCACGAGGGATTCGGGGATGCCCGCCTTCGAGAACATCTGGCACACCGATGTGACCTTCCGGCCGAATCCTGCTCTCGGTTCGGTGTTGCGGCTGGTCACGGTTCCGCCGGTCGGCGGGGACACGATGTGGGCGGACATGGCCGCCGCTTACGACAACCTGAGCGACGACGTGAAGTCCCGCATCGAGGGGCGCCTCGCGGTACACGACTACATCCCCGGGTTCGACAGGTTCGCCGATCGTGCGCTGCTTGCTTCGTGGCAGGACCGGTTCCCACCCGTCGAGCACCCCGTCGTGCGGAGGCATCCGGAGACCGGAAGGCGGACCCTCTTCGTCAACCAGGCGTTCACGACGCACATCGTCGGCATGGACCGGGCCGAAAGCGACGAGTTGCTGCACCTGCTGTTCACGCAGGCGCACGTCCCCGAGTACCAGGTTCGGTTCAGGTGGACGCGGAACGCGGTGGCGTTCTGGGACAACAGGGCGACCCAGCACTACGCGGTGAACGACTACGCGCCACACGTGCGCGTCGCCGAGCGCGTCGCCATCGCGGGCGACCGGCCGAGGTAGTCAGATGCCGAGGCGGTGCAGCAGCTGACCTTCGATGTGTTCGAGTTCGGCTGCCACCGCCTTGTGCGCCGCCTTGCGGCGAGTACCCGGCATGCGCTCGGCTGCCCTCACCGAAGCGGAAAGCTGTTCGAGGGTGCCCTGGCCGCGCTCGACGAAGCGAAGGTCGTCGTCGGTGACCTTCGGCGAGCGGCGTAGCTCGGCGAGCCCGTTGCTGGCTCCCGCGATGCGAGCGAGCAGCGTGCCTCCCTTGCCGGTGTACTCGCTCAGCTGCTCGATGTTGACGCCGAGTTTGCGGGCTTGGTACCGGTCGTATGCCTCCCGCGCGACGCCCGCCGCTCTGACCGCGAGCGGGGCGAGGACCGGTACGGCGGCCGGGACGACCACCTTGGCAACACGGATGGCGTTGCGTGCCTTCTTCGGCGTCAGCCCAGCCTCGTGTTCTGCCTCTGCGGCCTTGTCCGCTTTGCGCGCCATCGCCCTGCTCACCTCCGCGTGTCGGTTGTGTTGAACTTACTTGCCGCCCGCCGGGCGGGCACGTCGGCTCGGTGTCGGTGGTCTCTCATAAAGTGAACGCATGGGTAACGAGGTGCTGCTGGACGCGGGAGTCGTCACACGCTGCCGCAGGCGCGTGCATCTCGACCACGATCCGACCATGCGAGGTGTGCCGCTTTCGCCGCCCGATCCGGCCGCTGAGCAGCGGATCGCCGACGCCAGGGACCACAGGGCGGCGATCGCCAGCCGGTTGAGGCAGGGGACGGAGGGTGAGTGGGCCGTCATCCCGAGGCTGACGGCCGTCGAGCGAGTCGAACTCACCGTGAACGCGCTCGCCGAGGGCATTCCGTTCATCTCGGGCGGCCTGCTGCCCGCCGACGAGGAGGGCGGCCGTCGCGGCGGAGTCGATCTGCTGGTCAGAACCGACGAGGGCTACGTCCCCGTCGTCGTGGTGCGCCACCGCATCACCGACCCCGGCGAGGGGGCGCCCACGACGGCGCTGACCGATCTCGACCCGGCACACGCGCGTGCGGACACCGATCGCAAGGTGCGATCCCACCCCCGTGACCAGCTGAAACTCGTGCACGTCCGCAAGCTGCTCGCGGCGGCCGGATTCGCAGAGCGACGGCGAACGGTCGGTGGTGCCATCGGCCTCGATGCCGATGTCGTCGTATGGCACGACCTGAGTGCGCCGACCTGGCCCGGCGGCCGCACCGCGATCGACGAGTACGAGGAGCGGTTCGCCGACCGGCTCGCCGTCGCCACCGCCGCGGCCACCCGCGGCGAGGCACTTGCCGAACCCTCGCGGATCCTTGAGTGCAGGCGGTGCCCGTGGTGGCCGGTGTGCGAGGCGGACCTGAACAGGGTCAGGGACGTCAGCCTCGTCGTGCGCGGTGAGGACGCCTCGGAATTGCGCAAGGCCGGGGTGTCCACGGTGGACAAGCTGGCCGCGCTCGACGCGGCCGACGAGTCGCCGATCGTGTGGACGGGTACGACGTTCTCCGACGCCGTCGCCCTCGCGAGGGCGTGGCTCGCGGATCTGACGGTAGTGCGCAGGGTCGACGAGGTCACCGTGCCGAGAGCGGACGTCGAGGTCGACATCGACATGGAGAGCTTCGGCGACTCGGGTGCCTACCTGTGGGGTTGCCTGCTCGGCGGCGCCGACATCGGGCTGCCCCGTGGCTACCGGGCTTTCGCGACGTGGGAGCCGTTGCCGACACAGGACGAGGCCCGTTCGTTCGCCGAGTTCTGGGCGTGGCTTTCCGATGTCAGGCAGCGGACGGCGGCCGCGGGTCTCACCTTCCGCGCCTACTGTTACAACGCGCTTGCGGAGAACCGCTGGCTTTTCGGTTCGATCGAGCGATTCGCCGGGATGGAAGGTATTCCCGGCAGGGTCGAGCTGAAGTCCTTTGTCGACTCCGAGGAGTGGGTCGATCTCTTCCGCAGCGTCTCCGACCAGTTCCTGTGCTCGCACGGCAAGGGGCTTAAGGTCGTCGCTCCGGTCGCGGGTTTCCGGTGGCGCGATCCCGAAGCGGGCGGAGAGGCGTCGATGCGCTGGTATCGCGACGCCGTCGGCATGGACGGGGCCGCCCCCGATCCTGGTCAGCGCGAAAGATTGTTGCGGTACAACGAGGACGACGTGCTGGCGACGCAGGCGTTGCGCGAGTGGATGAGTGGTCCGGCGATGAAGAGCGTCCCGTTCATGGGCGACCTCTGAGAACGGGCGGCCCACCCGGCGAATTGTCCACAATGGATGCCGGGCGGGCCGGCGTGCTTACCGGGGTGCCATGCGCAGCGAACCGTCGAGACGGATGACCTCGCCGTTGAGGTAGTCGTGCTCGACGATGTCGATGGCGAGCTGTGCGTATTCATCCGGCCGGGCAAGGCGTTTCGGGAAGGGCACGCCTGCGGCGAGGCCCGCCCTGAACTCGTCGCTCACGGTGGCGAGCATCGGGGTGTCGACGATTCCGGGCGCGATGGTCATCACGCGGATGCCCTGCGAGGCCAGGTCGCGGGCAGCGGGGAGGGTCAGGCCGACGATGCCGCCTTTCGATGCCGAGTAGGCGACCTGCCCGATCTGGCCGTCGTAGGCCGCGACCGACGCTGTGTTGATCATGACCCCGCGCTGGTCGTCGGCGAGCGGTTCGGTTTTGGCGATGGCCTCCGCCGCGACGGTGACGACGTTGAAGGTGCCGATCAGGTTGATCTCGACGACCTTGCGGAACAGGTCGAGGTCGTGCGCTCCCCGCTTGGAGAGGATCCTGGCCGATGGCCCGATGCCAGCGCAGTTGACCACGGTGCGCAGCGGGACGCCGGAACTCGCCGCGGTCTCGACACCGGAACGCACCTGGTCGGGATCGGTCACGTCGGTTTCGACGTAGCTGATGCCCTCGACCTGCTCCGCGTTCTGGATGGCTGGACCGAGGTCGAGGGCGAACACGCGAGCGCCCTTCGCGGCGAGCGCCTTCGCGGTCGCGCCGCCCAGTCCGGAAGCGCCGCCCGTGACGATGGCTGCGGTGTCGGCGATCTGCATGTGCTGTCCTCTCCTACGTGGCAAAACCCGCCACTAGGTTAACGCTCGTTCGCGTAGATTCGGCCCCGCACTGTGGCCGTGCTCACGGTGGCTCACCGGGTGGTGAGCCGACGTCGCTTTGGTGGAGAGTTGCCGCCAACCTGGGCGAATAACGCACAATGTCCCTGTTCAGGGCGTTGCTCCCAGGAAATCCGCGATTACACGTAGATTTCGAACCGTTACCGTTAGTTGAGCAAACAAAGCTTTCGCGTTTAGGGTCGGCGGGTGTTCACAACCAGACCTGAGCTCGTCGGTACGCGCGGCATGGTGGCCTCGACGCATTGGCTTGCCTCCTCCGCGGGGATGGCGGTACTCGAAGACGGCGGCAACGCCTTCGATGCCGCCGTCGCGGCCGGGTTCGTGCTCCAGGTCGCGGAACCGCATCTCAACGGGCCGGCCGGTCAGGTTCCCGCGCTCTTCGCGACCGCCTCGAACCGCACGCCGAGGGTGCTGTGCGGTCAGGGCGTCGCTCCCGCCGCCGCGACTCCCGAGTACTACGCCGATCTCGGTCTCGACCTGATTCCCGGCAGCGGCCTGCTTTCCGCGACCGTGCCGGGAGCATGGGACGCCTGGCTGCTGCTCTTGCGCGATCACGGAACCAAGCGACTGCGGGATGTGCTGTCCTACGCCATTTCCTATGCGTGGAACGGTGTTCCCGTCGTTCCCACGATGACCCAGACGATCGACTCGGTCGCCGAACTGTTCGCCGTCCACTGGCCGAGTTCGGCGCGGCTATGGTTGCCTGCCGGTGAGACACCGGCGCCAGGATCCTTGCACCGCAACCCGACCCTCGCTCGTACCTGGCAGCGCCTGCTCGGCGAGGCCGAGCAGGCGCAGGGAAGGGAAGCGCAGATCGACGCCGCGAGGAGGGCGTGGTCGCACGGGTTCGTCGCCGAGACCATCGGTGCGTTCTGCGAGACGGCCTACCGCGACGATTCCGGGGCGGCGCACGCCGGACTGCTCACGGCTGCCGACCTCGCCTCGTGGGAGGCGACCTACGAGGACGCGGTGATCACCGAGTTCGACGACTGCACGCTCGTGAAGTGCGGGCCGTGGACGCAGGGGCCCGTGCTGGCGCAGCAACTCCGGTTGCTGGAAGGCTTTCGCGACGAGCTGTCCTATGTGGATGGAGTGCCGACGGCGGCGACGATCCACCTCGCGACCGAGTGCGCGAAACTTGCCTTCGCCGACAGGGAAGCCTGGTACGGCGACACCGGCGAGGTCGACCTCGACCTCCTGCTTTCGGCGGACTACGCGGCGCAGCGGCGGAAACTCGTCGGTGACACCGCGTGCGCCGAATTGCGACCTGGCGGGCCGGCCCCGGTGTTGCCGAAGATCCTCGCCGAAACGCTCGGCGGCCAGCCCGCGATGGGCCCGCACGGCGAACCGGTGGTGAACCGTGCCGGAACGACGAGGGGAGACACCGTCCACATCGACGTGGTCGACGCCGATGGCAACATGGTGTCGGCGACGCCGTCCGGCGGCTGGTTGCAGTCCTCGCCGACCATTCCCGAACTGGGTTTCTGTCTCGATTCGCGGGCGCAGATGTTCTGGCTCGAACAGGGCTTGCCCAACTCGCTCGCGCCGGGCAAGCGGCCCCGCATCACGCTGTCGCCTTCGATGACGTTGCGGGGAGGGGAGCCGACGCTCGCCTTCGGCACGCCAGGTGGTGATCAGCAGGACCAGTGGCAACTCTGCTTCCTGCTCGCTCACAAAATCGCCGAGATGAATCTCCAGCAGGCGATCGACGCTCCCGCGTGGCACAGCACGGCTTTTCCCAGTTCGTTCTATCCGCGACCGTGGACCGAACGCGGGCTCGTGGTGGAGTCGCGGGTCGGCGAGCCGGTGCTCGCCCAACTAGCCGACCGTGGTCACGACATCGTCGTCGCGGGGCCGTGGGAACTCGGAAGGCTTTCCGCCGTTTCCCGCGACCCCGCGAGCGGGATCCTGCGTGCCGCGGCCAACGCCAGAGGTATGCAGGGTTACGCCGTCGGGCGCTGAACTCTCACGAAGGGTCTTCGGCGATCACCCAGTATTCGGTGAACCGGCCGGATTCGTGCCGGAGCAGGTCATGGCCGTGGAACTCGACCGGCGAACCCTGATAGCTGCCCTTTCCTCGCCACCTGGCCGCGATGAGGTCGCCATCGCCGATGGGCCCGACAACGGCCTCGAAGGTCAGCTCGTCGAACATCTCCCTGCCCTCGCGGATGACCGCCGCGAGTTCGTCGGGGCCGTGGACGAGGCCGGGTCTTCCCGGCCAGCTTCCGACGAAATCGGGTGCGACGACCTCGGCCGCGATTCCTTCCAAAGTGGACAGGTTGCCGTTCCACAGTTCGCCGAGCCAGCGTTGGTACAGCGTGCTCGCCTCGCTCATGCCTGCCACAACCAAAACTCGATTCCCTGGTTGTCGACGCAGTCGGCGGTGCGCCCGTACGGTTCCTGCTTGACTTCCCTCACCTGACCCTCACTGTTCCTCACTCGCGTCACCGCGGCGTCCAGATCGTCCACCGCGTACATCAACTTCCAACCGTCGTAGGACTGCCCGCCCCACAGACCGGAGTCGGGAAGTCCGCTGCCTTCGATGCGCGATGCCCTCGGCACCCTGCCCTCACCGAACTGCCAGCCCAGTACCGCGCCGTAGAACGCCTTCGCGGCTTCGTCGTCGCCGACCGTGAGGGTGAAGTAGCC comes from the Prauserella marina genome and includes:
- a CDS encoding BCCT family transporter, which encodes MAESEDPTSHDAQVEGSGATRGEADSDAVSAPEEHVPLATAADQPAETDRTVFGIAAAIALGIVAWGVISPSSLANIADTLLNKAVIPYGGWAFVLTASAFVVFAICVAISRYGRIRLGHDEEKPEFRTVSWIAMMFSAGMGIGLMFFGVYEPVAHLAEPPPGGPQPYSDEAVHTAMATTLFHWTVHPWAIYAVVGLAIAYSTFRKGRRQLISAVCAPLIGKRRSEGPLGKAIDVMAIFATLFGSAASLGLGALQVGGGLASVGWIENLGTGLLVAIIAVLTVAFIASAVSGVAKGIQWLSNINMVLAAVLAVFVLVVGPTVLILNLVPNAIGDYFREFAQMSGRSGVTGGDEMQTWLGKWTVFYWAWWISWTPFVGMFVARISRGRSIREFIGGVIAVPSVVSLVWFAIFGGAAIDRQRAGVDIAGSGSEEEATFRLLETLPWFVPIAVIVMILVSIFFVSGADAASVVMGTLSQRGSVEPKRNVVIFWGVVMGAIAAVMLLVGGDNALAGLQNLTILVAVPFVIVMIALCISVWRDLRRDPLVIREDEMMRSLQEIHAERSDKQKTRRRPFRGRRP
- a CDS encoding ABC transporter permease — translated: MNLFDYIADRWDRLALQSWLHVSEVVQSTIIAAIIGVLIGIAVYRSPVGSAVATALASSILTIPSFALLGLLIPVFGLGPTPTVIALVLYALLPITRNTIVGLAGVDPAITDAAKGIGMGRVGVLTRVELRLAWPAILAGMRVATQMLMGIAVIAAYAKGPGLGSEVFSGLTRAGSANATNQALTGTLGVVILALILEGIYFLIARFTVSRGIRA
- a CDS encoding ABC transporter ATP-binding protein — its product is MPENVSGVEIQLDHVSKRYPGTKEPAVRDVTMTIPAGKIVILVGPSGSGKTTTMRMINRLIEPTSGTITIGGEDALSLNPDTLRRKVGYAIQQAGLFPHFTVAQNIAVVPGLLGWDKKKINDRVHEMMELVGLDPDEYSSRYPRQLSGGQQQRVGVARALAADPPVLLMDEPFGAVDPITRGNLQDELLRLQTELRKTIVFVTHDFDEAVKLGDLIAVLGDQSTILQYDTPEAILANPANDTVAGFVGAGASLKQLTLLRVRDVAYNDTALTAVSSSESPSTLRKRMSDEGKTYALVLDSRNRPLRWVHVRDLSTASSLSTAGRPVGDSVSTQSTLQDALEAILAEGGNAVVTGSRGEYVGTIDIKTVTDVIQQLREGHESGNGSEREPGSAVS
- a CDS encoding ABC transporter permease, whose translation is MSSTTAIKGFSTESGSRRADRVRLLAQPIAVVVIVGAVLVWAFTRDNDEIEAQSIQASVLLQKTWEHVLITLVVAAIVMLVAVPLGMMLTRSWAKPVAPVFIAIANIGQAAPALGVIVLFFLWTEWEGLWCAALPIAFYSLLPVLRNTITGIQQVDPALVDAGRGIGMSGSAVLLRIEVPLAIPLILAGLRTSLVLAVGTATLAFFVNGGGLGELVDTGYKLNRVPVLVVGAVLAVGLALLIDWLGALLEEYLGPKGLS
- a CDS encoding glycine betaine ABC transporter substrate-binding protein yields the protein MRRRKIGAIVGAALMASVSACGLDVNAAVPFDVEPGSIQPIPELEGVDVTVGSKDFTEQIVLGYIAELAIEAAGANAIDLTNINGSNSARYALIDGQIDLQWEYTGTGWLSYLGHDKPIPEEMAQYEAVRKEDLELNGVAWLPYSEVNNTYAFATTEAFAQKHDLKTTSDMTEFLKQNPNEAVFCVETEFASRPDGMPGVQKTYGFPVTTTKTFGTGAIYAATASGTCNFGEVFTTDGRIAGLNLRVLEDDKKFFPQYNASVTMRADFLEQHPQLAEVMAPITEALDNDEIIEMNKEVDVDGRDPAHVARDWMVEKGFIS
- a CDS encoding TauD/TfdA dioxygenase family protein, whose product is MTLDLSADRTLRESRVPSGGILEGPRVLDRLPEGVESAPYELFELRPLGRIIGAEIGGVHLGDPLTPALRAELDRALLEWKVLFFRDQDITPEQQRAFASEWGELETNPFIPTGDTAEVTRFTRDSGMPAFENIWHTDVTFRPNPALGSVLRLVTVPPVGGDTMWADMAAAYDNLSDDVKSRIEGRLAVHDYIPGFDRFADRALLASWQDRFPPVEHPVVRRHPETGRRTLFVNQAFTTHIVGMDRAESDELLHLLFTQAHVPEYQVRFRWTRNAVAFWDNRATQHYAVNDYAPHVRVAERVAIAGDRPR
- a CDS encoding DUF6474 family protein gives rise to the protein MARKADKAAEAEHEAGLTPKKARNAIRVAKVVVPAAVPVLAPLAVRAAGVAREAYDRYQARKLGVNIEQLSEYTGKGGTLLARIAGASNGLAELRRSPKVTDDDLRFVERGQGTLEQLSASVRAAERMPGTRRKAAHKAVAAELEHIEGQLLHRLGI
- a CDS encoding TM0106 family RecB-like putative nuclease, which produces MGNEVLLDAGVVTRCRRRVHLDHDPTMRGVPLSPPDPAAEQRIADARDHRAAIASRLRQGTEGEWAVIPRLTAVERVELTVNALAEGIPFISGGLLPADEEGGRRGGVDLLVRTDEGYVPVVVVRHRITDPGEGAPTTALTDLDPAHARADTDRKVRSHPRDQLKLVHVRKLLAAAGFAERRRTVGGAIGLDADVVVWHDLSAPTWPGGRTAIDEYEERFADRLAVATAAATRGEALAEPSRILECRRCPWWPVCEADLNRVRDVSLVVRGEDASELRKAGVSTVDKLAALDAADESPIVWTGTTFSDAVALARAWLADLTVVRRVDEVTVPRADVEVDIDMESFGDSGAYLWGCLLGGADIGLPRGYRAFATWEPLPTQDEARSFAEFWAWLSDVRQRTAAAGLTFRAYCYNALAENRWLFGSIERFAGMEGIPGRVELKSFVDSEEWVDLFRSVSDQFLCSHGKGLKVVAPVAGFRWRDPEAGGEASMRWYRDAVGMDGAAPDPGQRERLLRYNEDDVLATQALREWMSGPAMKSVPFMGDL